One window of Vespula pensylvanica isolate Volc-1 chromosome 17, ASM1446617v1, whole genome shotgun sequence genomic DNA carries:
- the LOC122635037 gene encoding tetratricopeptide repeat protein 28 has product MSHRDISEVEPEGTSALAAGSRSLFLETVRRSNAACQNGDYALAATLYTEALALDPLSHVLYSNRSAARLKMGLFALALQDAVRATELSPQWPKAYYRQGVALQCLGRHGEALVAFSTGLAHDPSNCQLLSGLVEASLKSPLRPTLEPTFQQLRAMKLDESSFVVISVVGQELLGAGQYKAAAGVLEAALTIGSCSLKLRGSVFSALSSAYWALNSLDKAINYMQQDLGVARSLGDTQGECRAHGNLGSAYFSKGSYKEALTAHRYQLVLAMKCKDTQAAASALTSLGHVYTAIGDLPNALASHKQCVQLVKQMGDRLQEAREIGNVGAVYLAMGEFESAVDCHTQHLRIARRLGDRVEEAKAFSNLGSSHHYCRNFGQAMAYHENVLRIAQELGDRAIETRAYAGLGHAARCAGDLAQAKLWHQRQLDVALATKDKVAEGRACSNLGIVYQLLGEHDAALKLHQAHLGIARALGDRAGMGRAYGNIGNAYNALGYYEQAIKYHKQELTISKEVNDRSSEASTHGNLAVAYQAVQGHEAALRHYRAHLAIARELKDTAGEACALLNLANCLSSRGRFEEAVPYYEHYLMLSQELHDVEGEAKACHFLGYAHYCLGNHREAVRYYDQDLALAKDLQDKSGMGRAYCNLGLAHLALENLDTALECQKYYLAIAHMTKHLAGKFRALGNIGDCLLRLGEAEEAIKMHQRQLNLARQAADRSLEAAAYGALGIAHRATKNLDKALGFHTQELTLRQEAGDLRGECRAHGNLGAVHMALGQYTHAVKCYQEQLERAKELADSGVEAQALGNLGIARLNMAHYEDAIGYFEQQLATLEPLTTGTSLLDKARALGNLGDCYEALGDPEEAIKCHEQQLAAAVKLKSIRDQERAYRGLGRAREASGNLQEALVCFEKRLVTAHEVDSPEARGAAYGDLGRVHAALGNHEQAVSCLSHQLALARGLGDKAAEAEAASGLGAVHLLMDDPNSALRHHQLELSIAEGLNAAGLQARACANLAMTQEALGQYEEAIRLQEQSLSLAAAAGDQLARAAAFSSLGRLHHLCGDLSRALSYLQSGLSLSEGLGRREEAARLKYRLGLVHWEAGEATTSVEHLEKAANLLESLDGSSSSFICGQPSKSELLTETYRMLQKVLISLNRAEEALNWAERSRRSRTNSLDDTAHYSEIIDRQRGMILYYSEVGNELHAWCLAPGRGLLRFHSTTLDDGMTLEQKVLQAREALLDESNELAEESTKIPTRGHHLNASSYSLSSLFSVGSVSSRAGSARWGRGVKGPTWQSPLPIQLLYDLLLAPFEDLLPPVRKELIMVVEKSLYLAPFPALQSNPGEDYLCERFSLLVVPSLAALKKRSKTPMPEGGATVAALVAGNPTLPEDVREEYGWPESAASTETESEIVAELLEARALIGVEATRSAVLRSLPDAECVHLTVPVFWNSTSLALTSDQCEEGSEKPAYLLSSSDILKLRISARLVVISSGHCWNSTENTTPSSDGIQNLTKALLNAGAQCVLIGMWAVPPTAGSILLRAFYSAMLQGARASRALAEAMQTVQHTRHFAHPANWAGWLLIGGDARLSNKVALMGQALAELLRGGPEQSRDALRVTLHLVEKSLQRIHRGQKNAMYTTQRSIENKVGTAAGWRELLMSVGFRFEPAGNGIPSSVFFPQSDPEERLTRCSASLQALLGLGPSSLHALARLLQAPEAAEDVIAAMRRASCATEGQEISLPVQVWRAPGSHELFASLGFDLMEVGQSEVTLRTGKQASRRAVQFALQALLALFDTQEAPKSLSIDSSSSMESLASVANTEKNVIERPRLGGAFASYVRHRGEPDGKTMEPPNIPITISRQQCQSGGGESDVAFTPSPPVALNLNHQTRIRNLYPDQNVRPGSSSSSSVTDWDNGHATVLRRQPLPPLPTTVLERLSVRTEVGSNAPRKPRHPTSNEDICSQTDSAQATETHPQNLRNIATSLTSLTRELTPTISEVYHERNLGLGLAPSLSKLLEEVSSVPEREEIQTSRTNHNQTQNWIQNDTELCRRDEADGRSIAESQCSATSSNKIHRKAPPPPV; this is encoded by the exons ATGTCTCATAGGGATATCTCTGAG gtGGAGCCCGAAGGTACGTCGGCCTTGGCCGCTGGATCCAGATCATTATTCCTAGAGACTGTACGGCGTAGCAATGCAGCATGTCAAAATGGAGATTATGCACTTGCTGCAACTTTATATACTGAAGCCTTGGCCTTGGATCCACTCAGTCATGTATTATATTCTAACAGATCAGCTGCACGATTAAAAATGGGTTTATTTGCCCTTGCCCTTCAAGATGCTGTAAGGGCTACAGAACTTAGTCCACAATGGCCAAAG GCATATTATCGTCAAGGTGTTGCTCTACAATGTTTGGGCAGACACGGGGAAGCTCTTGTAGCATTCAGTACTGGATTAGCTCATGATCCTTCCAATTGTCAACTGTTATCTGGTTTAGTAGAAGCTTCCTTAAAATCTCCTTTAAGACCAACATTAGAACCAACATTTCAACAATTGCGTGCAATGAAATTAGATGAATCTTCTTTCGTTGTAATATCTGTTGTTGGTCAAGAACTTCTTGGTGCAGGGCAATATAAAGCAGCTGCTGGTGTGTTAGAAGCTGCACTCACAATTGGTTCATGCAGCTTAAAATTAAGGGGTTCTGTATTTTCTGCCTTATCTAGTGCATATTGGGCCTTAAATTCTTTAGATAAAGCAATCAATTATATGCAACAAGATTTGG GTGTGGCCAGATCTCTAGGAGATACACAAGGTGAATGCAGAGCACATGGAAACTTAGGATCTGCTTATTTTAGTAAAGGCAGTTATAAAGAAGCTTTAACAGCACATCGATACCAACTAGTTTTGGCTATGAAATGTAAAGATACTCAAGCAGCAGCATCTGCATTGACAAGTCTAGGTCATGTTTATACAGCTATTGGTGACCTTCCAAATGCACTAGCTTCGCATAAACAATGTGTGCAATTAGTAAAACAAATGGGTGATCGTCTCCAAGAAGCTCGTGAAATTGGCAATGTTGGAGCAGTTTATCTAGCTATGGGAGAATTTGAAAGTGCTGTAGACTGTCATACGCAGCATTTACGAATAGCAAGACGCTTAGGAGATCGCGTGGAAGAGGCGAAGGCGTTCAGTAACTTGGGATCATCACACCACTATTGCAGAAATTTTGGTCAAGCAATGGCTTATCACGAAAATGTTTTGAGAATAGCTCAGGAACTAGGGGATAGGGCAATAGAAACAAGAGCTTATGCAGGACTGGGTCATGCTGCAAGATGTGCAG GCGATCTTGCTCAAGCCAAGCTTTGGCATCAGAGACAACTCGATGTCGCGCTAGCAACAAAAGACAAAGTAGCAGAAGGTCGGGCATGCAGCAATCTAGGAATAGTTTATCAGTTACTTGGTGAGCATGATGCTGCACTTAAGTTACATCAAGCACATTTGGGTATTGCCCGAGCTTTGGGTGACAGAGCTGGTATGGGCAGGGCCTATGGAAATATTGGAAATGCTTACAATGCTTTGGGATATTATGAACAGGctattaaatatcataagCAAGAATTGACCATAAGTAAAgag GTCAATGATCGTAGTTCAGAGGCGAGCACTCATGGAAATTTAGCAGTAGCATATCAAGCAGTACAAGGCCATGAAGCTGCATTGAGACATTACAGAGCACACTTGGCAATAGCTCGTGAATTGAAGGATACAGCTGGTGAAGCATGTGCACTACTCAATCTTGCTAATTGTTTATCATCACGAGGAAGATTTGAAGAGGCAGTTCCATATTATGAACATTATCTTATGTTGTCTCAGGAATTACATGATGTAGAAGGAGAAGCTAAAGCATGCCATTTTTTAGGATATGCCCATTATTGTTTAGGGAACCATAGAGAGGCAGTGAGATATTACGATCAAGATTTGGCCTTAGCCAAAGATTTACAAGATAAATCTGGAATGGGAAGAGCGTATTGTAATTTAGGATTAGCACATTTAGCTTTAGAAAATTTGGATACTGCCTTGGAATGTCAGAAATATTATTTGG CCATAGCCCATATGACCAAACACTTAGCCGGTAAATTTCGGGCTTTGGGAAATATTGGGGATTGTCTTTTACGCCTTGGCGAAGCAGAAGAAGCTATTAAAATGCATCAACGTCAATTAAACTTAGCGCGACAAGCGGCTGATCGTAGTTTAGAAGCAGCTGCTTATGGAGCTTTAGGAATTGCTCATAGAGCAACAAAGAACCTTGATAAAGCTCTTGGGTTTCATACACAAGAACTTACATTAAGACAAGAAGCTGGTGATTTACGAGGAGAATGTAGAGCTCATGGTAATTTAGGTGCTGTTCATATGGCATTAGGTCAATACACACATGCTGTTAAGTGCTATCAAGAACAAttagaaagagcaaaagaacTGGCAGATTCTGGTGTTGAAGCACAAGCATTAG GAAATCTTGGAATAGCTAGATTAAATATGGCTCATTACGAAGATGCAATTGGATATTTTGAACAACAATTAGCAACTTTAGAACCATTGACTACAGGTACATCTTTACTTGACAAAGCTAGAGCATTGGGAAACTTAGGCGATTGTTATGAAGCCTTGGGAGATCCAGAAGAAGCTATTAAATGTCACGAACAACAATTAGCTGCCgctgtaaaattaaaaagtattagaGATCAAGAAAGAGCATATAGAGGTTTAGGAAGAGCTCGCGAAGCATCGGGAAATTTACAAGAGGCTTTAGtttgttttgaaaaaagattagtAACTGCACACGAAGTCGATAGTCCAGAAGCAAGAGGTGCAGCTTATGGTGATTTAG GTAGAGTACATGCAGCATTAGGAAATCATGAGCAAGCTGTTAGTTGTTTGTCACATCAACTTGCTCTTGCTAGAGGTCTTGGTGATAAAGCTGCTGAAGCTGAAGCTGCTAGTGGATTAGGGGCTGTTCATTTATTAATGGATGATCCTAATTCAGCATTAAGACATCATCAGTTAGAGCTTTCTATTGCTGAAGGCTTAAACGCTGCTGGATTACAAGCCAGAGCTTGTGCAAATTTGGCTATGACTCAGGAAGCACTTGGTCAATATGAGGAGGCTATAAGATTACAAGAACAATCATTAAGTTTGGCTGCTGCGGCTGGAGATCAATTAGCCAGAGCAGCAGCGTTTTCCAGTTTGGGAAGATTACATCATTTATGTGGTGATTTATCAAGGGCTTTAAGTTATTTACAATCAGGATTATCTTTATCTGAAGGTttaggaaggagagaagaagcagCTAGGTTAAAATATAGACTTGGTCTTGTTCATTGGGAAGCTGGAGAAGCAACAACTTCTGTGGAACATTTGGAAAAAGCTGCAAATCTTTTAGAGTCATTAGATGGATCATCTTCATCTTTCATTTGTGGACAACCTAGCAAAAGCGAATTATTAACGGAAACGTATAGAATGTTACAAAAAGTATTGATTAGTTTAAATAGAGCAGAGGAAGCATTAAATTGGGCAGAAAGATCTAGACGATCTAGAACTAATTCTTTGGATGATACAGCTCATTATTCAGAAATTATTGACAGACAAAGAGGAATGATATTGTATTATag cGAAGTGGGTAATGAGCTTCATGCATGGTGTTTAGCTCCAGGTCGAGGACTTTTAAGGTTTCATTCAACAACATTGGACGATGGTATGACTTTAGAACAGAAAGTATTGCAAGCTCGTGAAGCACTTTTAGACGAATCCAATGAACTCGCAGAAGAGTCGACGAAAATACCAACGAGAGGGCATCATCTTAATGCGAGTTCTTATAGTTTAAGTAGTTTATTTAGTGTTGGCTCTGTTAGTTCACGAGCTGGAAGCGCACGCTGGGGACGAGGAGTTAAAGGACCTACATGGCAGTCACCGTTACCGATTCAGTTACTTTATGATTTACTCTTAGCACCATTCGAAGATTTACTGCCACCTGTTAGAAAAGAACTTATTATGGTGGTCGAGAAGTCTCTCTATTTGGCACCATTTCCAGCTTTACAATCAAATCCAGGAGAAGATTATTTATgtgaaagattttctttattagtAGTACCATCGCTTGCAGCtcttaaaaaaagatcgaaaactCCTATGCCCGAAGGTGGTGCTACTGTGGCTGCTCTAGTTGCAGGAAATCCTACTCTTCCAGAAGATGTTAGAGAGGAATATGGCTGGCCAGAAAGTGCAGCTTCTACAGAAACAGAATCTGAAATAGTTGCGGAACTTTTAGAAGCACGTGCTCTGATAG gTGTGGAAGCTACAAGATCAGCAGTTTTAAGATCTTTACCTGATGCAGAATGTGTACATTTAACTGTACCAGTTTTTTGGAATTCTACCAGTTTAGCACTTACTTCTGATCAGTGTGAGGAAGGATCTGAAAAACCAGCTTACTTGTTAAGTTCTTCGGATATCTTAAAATTACGAATATCTGCTAGATTAGTGGTAATATCCAGTGGTCATTGTTGGAACAGTACTGAAAACACAACTCCTTCATCAGATGGGATACAGAATCTTACTAAAGCATTATTAAATGCTGGAGCACAGTGTGTACTGATAGGCATGTGGGCAGTTCCTCCTACAGCTGGTAGCATTTTATTGCGAGCATTTTATAGTGCCATGTTACAAGGTGCTAGGGCATCAAGAGCTTTAGCTGAAGCAATGCAAACTGTACAACATACACGCCATTTTGCTCATCCAGCAAATTGGGCAGGATGGCTACTTATTGGAGGTGATGCAAGATTATCGAATAAGGTAGCTCTTATGGGCCAAGCACTAGCTGAATTATTACGTGGAGGACCTGAACAAAGTCGAGACGCTTTACGCGTCACTCTTCATTTAGTAGAAAAATCGTTACAAAGAATACATCGTGGTCAAAAGAATGCCATGTATACGACGCAACGTagtattgaaaataaagtagGAACGGCTGCTGGTTGGCGAGAACTTTTAATGTCGGTAGGGTTCAGATTTGAGCCAGCTGGAAATGGTATACCATCTTCTGTATTCTTCCCACAAAGTGATCCTGAAGAAAGATTAACAAGATGTAGTGCTAGCTTACAAGCTCTTTTAGGATTAGGACCATCATCATTACATGCACTAGCTAGGCTTTTgcag GCCCCAGAAGCAGCAGAAGATGTTATTGCTGCAATGAGAAGAGCTAGTTGTGCAACTGAAGGACAGGAAATCTCTTTACCTGTACAAGTTTGGAGAGCACCTGGATCTCATGAATTGTTTGCAAGTTTAGGATTTGATCTTATGGAAGTTGGCCAATCTGAAGTTACTTTAAGAACAGGAAAACAAGCTTCGCGTAGAGCTGTGCAATTTGCTTTGCAAGCACTTCTTGCTTTATTTG ATACACAAGAGGCCCCAAAGAGTCTTAGCATAGATTCTAGCAGTTCGATGGAAAGCTTAGCATCAGTTGCAAATAccgaaaaaaatgttatagaaCGACCTAGATTAGGAGGAGCGTTTGCAAGTTATGTACGACATCGTGGAGAACCAGATGGAAAAACTATGGAACCACCAAATATTCCAATAACTATATCTCGTCAACAATGTCAAAGTGGTGGag GTGAATCAGATGTGGCTTTTACACCTAGTCCTCCAGTAGCACTTAATCTGAATCATCAAACGcgtattagaaatttatatcctGATCAAAATGTAAGACCAGGATCAAGTTCGAGTAGTTCAGTAACTGATTGGGATAATGGTCATGCTACTGTTTTAAGACGACAACCGTTGCCACCTTTACCAACTACGGTATTAGAACGATTAAGTGTTAGAACAGAAGTTGGATCTAATGCTCCACGAAAACCACGACATCCTACATCTAATGAAGATATATGTTCTCAAACTGATTCTGCACAGGCTACAGAAACACATCCacaaaatttaagaaatatagcTACATCTTTAACGAGTTTAACACGTGAATTAACGCCTACTATTTCTGAAGTATATCATGAACGAAATTTAGGATTAGGTCTGGCTCCatctttatcaaaattattagaagaaGTGAGTTCTGTGcctgaaagagaagaaattcaaACTTCTCGGACAAATCACAATCAAACTCAAAATTGGATACAAAATGATACAGAATTATGTCGGAGGGATGAGGCTGATGGTAGATCTATTGCTGAATCACAGTGTAGTGCTACCAGTTCTAACAAAATTCATAGGAAAGCACCACCACCTccagtataa
- the LOC122635038 gene encoding peptidyl-tRNA hydrolase 2, mitochondrial-like, translated as MDFFKSFIKYDLDAKVGFVICTIAGYCLYKLIMNQISKKSVSDDGCIAYKELNDNQDCKLVLVVRNDLKMGKGKIVAQCAHAAVAAYRIALKYPPILKAWENSGQVKVTVKVNNEDELRAIAKAARDAGLITNVIQDAGRTQVAPGSRTVCGVGPGPAQLVNLVTGHLKLY; from the exons atggatttttttaagtcattcataaaatatgaTCTTGATGCAAAAGTGGGATTTGTAATTTGTACCATTGCTggttattgtttatataaattaataatgaatcaGATATCAAAAAAATCTGTATCAGATGATGGTTGTATT gCATATAAAGAGTTAAATGATAATCAAGATTGTAAATTAGTATTAGTTGtaagaaacgatttaaaaatggGTAAAGGAAAAATTGTGGCCCAATGTGCACATGCAGCTGTAGCAGCGTATAGAATTGCTCTAAAGTACCCTCCTATTTTAAAAGCTTGGGAAAATTCTGGTCAAGTAAAAGTTACTGTCAAG gTGAATAATGAAGATGAACTAAGAGCAATAGCAAAAGCAGCCAGAGATGCTGGTCTAATAACAAATGTAATACAAGATGCAGGACGCACACAAGTAGCTCCAGGAAGTAGAACTGTATGTGGAGTGGGCCCTGGGCCAGCGCAATTGGTAAACTTAGTAACTGGGCATTTGAAACTTTATTAg